One region of Deltaproteobacteria bacterium genomic DNA includes:
- a CDS encoding prepilin-type N-terminal cleavage/methylation domain-containing protein: MKAARLHDKRGFTLIELAIVLVIIGLIIGAVVKGGDLIDSAKMKRVKVDVDTWMAAAYTYFDKYNALPGDDTKASARWSGAANGNGDGYFNDGNNDRPWDHLRRAGLVDGEATAGESASARPKTVYGGQYGPYFVVVSWWPPQSNAFRVWLPAQKAQEYDEKYDNGTANTGNIRRWDGRTNWTDSPENGGFWLDIRMK; encoded by the coding sequence ATGAAGGCAGCAAGATTACATGACAAAAGGGGGTTTACGCTGATTGAACTTGCAATTGTCCTTGTGATTATTGGTCTTATAATCGGGGCAGTTGTAAAAGGAGGCGACCTGATAGACAGCGCCAAGATGAAAAGGGTAAAGGTGGATGTTGATACATGGATGGCAGCAGCATATACATATTTTGACAAATACAATGCCTTGCCCGGTGATGACACAAAGGCAAGTGCAAGATGGTCAGGGGCTGCTAATGGCAATGGTGACGGATATTTTAATGATGGTAATAATGACAGACCATGGGACCACCTGCGTAGGGCAGGGCTTGTGGATGGCGAGGCAACGGCAGGAGAATCTGCATCAGCAAGACCAAAGACAGTCTATGGCGGTCAATATGGACCATATTTTGTTGTTGTTAGCTGGTGGCCCCCGCAATCCAATGCCTTCAGGGTATGGCTGCCTGCTCAGAAGGCACAGGAATACGATGAAAAATATGATAATGGCACAGCAAATACAGGAAACATAAGGAGATGGGATGGAAGAACTAACTGGACAGACTCACCTGAGAATGGTGGTTTCTGGTTAGATATTAGGATGAAATAG
- a CDS encoding type II secretion system protein, with translation MERVFSKKGFTLIELSIVLVIIGLLIGAVIKGGSLIADAKMKRLKNDVDGWIAAVHSYSGKYNAIPGDDPQASTRFAGAANGNGDGLITETTTAWDHLRGAGIIAGQRGVGQSFYPKTSYGGYAYYVYRIRTGWSGNVVEISISGDVAQDFDTRYDDGVANTGDIQRSDGNAAWGTTMIFMDVRI, from the coding sequence ATGGAAAGAGTATTTAGCAAAAAAGGTTTTACCCTGATTGAGTTGTCCATAGTCCTTGTGATTATAGGACTCCTTATCGGCGCGGTAATCAAAGGAGGCTCGCTTATAGCAGACGCAAAGATGAAGAGGTTAAAAAATGATGTGGACGGCTGGATAGCAGCAGTTCATTCATATTCAGGGAAATACAATGCCATACCAGGTGATGACCCACAGGCATCTACACGCTTTGCCGGGGCAGCAAACGGCAATGGAGATGGGCTTATTACAGAAACTACAACAGCATGGGACCACCTAAGGGGGGCAGGGATAATTGCCGGGCAAAGGGGTGTGGGACAGAGTTTTTATCCAAAGACCTCTTACGGCGGGTATGCTTACTATGTCTACCGTATTAGAACAGGATGGTCAGGTAATGTTGTAGAGATATCTATATCCGGTGATGTGGCACAGGACTTTGATACAAGATATGATGACGGGGTCGCTAACACAGGAGATATCCAACGGTCGGATGGAAACGCTGCATGGGGAACAACAATGATATTTATGGATGTCAGGATATGA
- a CDS encoding transglycosylase SLT domain-containing protein — protein MKCVRFIFMICIWLYLVYPGSALSFCFDEAARTYNINPLLLQAIATVESNNHPYAINVNKNGRSVKTVYPTSKKSAIEQIKNLDRLGYNYDIGIGQINVKNIKGYGMDPKELFEPCKNLHASAMLLKGLIDRYGYTWDAIWRYNGSRDYALKVYEKIKVMKKNPDISK, from the coding sequence ATGAAGTGTGTCCGATTTATATTCATGATATGCATCTGGCTATACCTAGTCTATCCCGGTAGTGCCTTAAGTTTCTGCTTTGATGAGGCTGCAAGAACATACAATATTAATCCTCTGCTGCTTCAGGCTATTGCAACTGTAGAGAGCAATAACCATCCTTACGCTATAAATGTCAATAAAAATGGAAGGTCTGTTAAAACCGTATATCCTACATCTAAAAAATCTGCAATAGAACAAATAAAGAACCTTGACAGACTTGGGTATAACTATGACATTGGAATAGGGCAGATCAATGTAAAGAACATAAAGGGTTATGGTATGGACCCAAAAGAACTCTTTGAGCCATGTAAAAACCTTCATGCATCAGCCATGCTTCTAAAAGGACTTATTGATAGATATGGTTATACATGGGATGCAATCTGGCGGTATAACGGCAGCAGGGATTATGCATTAAAGGTCTATGAAAAGATTAAAGTTATGAAAAAAAATCCCGATATATCTAAGTAA